In the genome of Pseudomonas sp. HS6, one region contains:
- a CDS encoding RluA family pseudouridine synthase: MPLSNIHILHQDAAVLVVNKPTLLLSVPGRADDNKDCLITRLQENGYPEARIVHRLDWETSGIILLARDADTHRELSRQFHDRETEKAYTALCWGQPELDSGSIDLPLRYDPPTKPRHVVDHEFGKHALTFWRVLERCGDWCRVELTPITGRSHQLRVHMLSIGHPLLGDGLYAHEQALAAWPRLCLHASMLSFTHPQSGERLRFECPAPF, translated from the coding sequence ATGCCGCTGTCCAACATCCACATCCTCCATCAGGACGCCGCCGTACTGGTGGTGAACAAACCGACCCTGTTGCTCTCGGTGCCCGGCCGGGCCGACGACAACAAGGACTGCCTGATCACTCGCCTGCAGGAAAACGGCTACCCGGAAGCGCGTATCGTCCATCGTCTGGACTGGGAAACCTCCGGCATCATTCTGCTGGCTCGCGACGCCGACACCCACCGCGAACTGTCGCGCCAGTTTCATGACCGCGAAACCGAAAAGGCCTACACCGCCCTGTGCTGGGGTCAGCCGGAACTGGACAGCGGCAGCATCGACCTGCCCCTGCGCTACGATCCGCCAACCAAGCCGCGTCACGTGGTCGACCACGAATTCGGCAAACACGCCCTGACCTTCTGGCGCGTACTGGAACGTTGCGGCGACTGGTGCCGTGTCGAACTGACGCCGATCACCGGCCGCTCGCACCAGTTGCGCGTGCACATGCTGTCCATCGGTCATCCGCTGCTCGGTGACGGGCTCTATGCCCATGAACAAGCCTTGGCCGCCTGGCCGCGCCTGTGCCTGCACGCGAGCATGCTCAGCTTCACCCACCCGCAGTCCGGCGAACGCTTGCGTTTCGAATGCCCGGCTCCGTTTTAA
- the minE gene encoding cell division topological specificity factor MinE: MNLFDFFRANKKPSTASVAKERLQIIVAHERGQRSTPDYLPALQKELVDVIRKYVNIGNDDVHVALESQGSCSILELNITLPDR, translated from the coding sequence ATGAACCTTTTTGACTTCTTTCGTGCCAACAAAAAGCCAAGCACTGCCTCGGTAGCGAAAGAGCGTCTACAGATCATCGTGGCGCATGAGCGCGGCCAGCGCAGCACGCCGGATTACCTGCCAGCCTTGCAGAAGGAACTGGTGGACGTGATCCGCAAGTACGTCAACATCGGCAACGACGACGTACATGTTGCACTGGAAAGCCAGGGCAGTTGCTCGATTCTGGAACTCAACATCACCCTGCCAGATCGCTGA
- the minD gene encoding septum site-determining protein MinD translates to MAKILVVTSGKGGVGKTTTSAAIGTGLALRGHKTVIVDFDVGLRNLDLIMGCERRVVYDFVNVVNGEANLQQALIKDKRLENLYVLAASQTRDKDALTVEGVEKVLMELKEQFEFVVCDSPAGIEKGAHLAMYFADEAIVVTNPEVSSVRDSDRMLGLLASKSRRAERGEDPIKEHLLITRYHPERVEKGEMLGVEDVKEILSVTLLGVIPESQAVLKASNQGVPVILDDQSDAGQAYSDTVDRLLGKDKAHRFLDVEKKGFFERLFGGR, encoded by the coding sequence TTGGCCAAGATTCTCGTGGTTACATCCGGCAAGGGTGGTGTGGGTAAGACCACCACCAGCGCCGCTATCGGTACCGGCCTCGCTCTGCGCGGCCACAAAACAGTGATCGTCGACTTCGACGTGGGCTTGCGTAACCTTGACCTGATCATGGGTTGCGAGCGCCGCGTGGTGTATGACTTCGTCAACGTGGTCAACGGCGAAGCCAACCTGCAACAGGCCCTGATCAAAGACAAGCGCCTGGAAAACCTCTATGTGCTGGCCGCCAGCCAGACCCGCGACAAAGACGCGCTGACCGTCGAAGGCGTGGAAAAAGTCCTGATGGAGCTCAAGGAACAATTCGAGTTCGTGGTCTGCGATTCCCCGGCGGGCATCGAGAAAGGCGCCCACCTGGCCATGTACTTCGCTGACGAAGCGATCGTCGTGACCAACCCGGAAGTGTCCTCGGTACGTGACTCGGACCGCATGCTCGGCCTGCTGGCCAGCAAGTCCCGTCGCGCCGAACGTGGCGAAGACCCGATCAAGGAACATCTGCTGATCACCCGCTACCACCCGGAGCGCGTTGAAAAGGGCGAAATGCTCGGCGTCGAAGACGTCAAGGAAATCCTCTCGGTGACCCTGCTGGGTGTGATCCCGGAATCCCAGGCGGTGCTCAAGGCATCCAACCAGGGCGTCCCGGTCATCCTCGACGACCAGAGCGATGCCGGCCAGGCCTACAGCGACACCGTCGACCGCCTGCTGGGCAAAGACAAAGCACACCGGTTCCTCGATGTCGAGAAGAAGGGATTCTTCGAGCGCCTGTTTGGAGGTAGGTAA
- the minC gene encoding septum site-determining protein MinC — protein sequence MSQTEPLDQDPVFQLKGSMLAITVLELSRNDLDSLDRQLAAKVAQAPNFFSNAPLVLALDKLPPSEGAVDLPGLMRVCRQHGLRTLAIRASRIEDIAAAIAIDIPVLPPSGARERPLETAEPAAPKKPEKPPEPTVKQTRVITTPVRGGQQIYAQGGDLVVVSSVSPGAELLADGNIHVYGPMRGRALAGVKGDTKARIFCQQLSAELISIAGHYKVSEDLRRDPMWGSGVQVSLSGDVLNIIRL from the coding sequence ATGAGCCAAACCGAACCGCTAGACCAAGATCCCGTGTTCCAGCTGAAGGGCAGCATGCTCGCCATTACGGTGCTGGAACTGTCCCGCAACGACCTGGACAGCCTTGATCGGCAATTGGCCGCCAAAGTCGCCCAGGCGCCGAACTTCTTCAGCAACGCGCCGCTGGTTCTGGCGCTGGACAAGTTGCCGCCCAGCGAAGGCGCCGTTGATCTGCCGGGCCTGATGCGCGTGTGCCGCCAACACGGCCTGCGCACCCTGGCGATCCGCGCCAGCCGCATCGAAGACATCGCCGCCGCCATCGCCATCGACATCCCGGTGCTGCCGCCGTCCGGCGCCCGTGAGCGACCGCTGGAAACTGCCGAGCCTGCTGCTCCGAAGAAGCCGGAAAAACCGCCGGAGCCGACCGTCAAACAGACCCGCGTTATCACCACGCCAGTACGTGGTGGCCAACAGATCTATGCCCAGGGTGGCGATCTGGTGGTGGTTTCCTCGGTCAGTCCGGGGGCGGAACTTCTCGCCGATGGCAACATCCATGTATACGGCCCGATGCGCGGTCGTGCGCTGGCCGGGGTCAAGGGCGACACCAAGGCGCGGATTTTCTGTCAGCAATTGAGCGCTGAACTGATCTCCATCGCAGGCCACTACAAGGTTTCCGAAGACCTGCGTCGCGATCCGATGTGGGGTTCGGGCGTACAGGTCAGCCTATCGGGCGACGTGTTGAACATCATTCGGCTTTAA
- a CDS encoding lipid A biosynthesis lauroyl acyltransferase, which produces MDRPRFRKAFLAPRFWPLWCGLGLLWLIVQLPYPALLAIGRFLGALMYRFAGDRRRIAKRNLELCFPEKSAAERKRLLKENFASTGIAFFEMAMSWWWSRQRLAKLAHVEGLEHLQKAQREGKGVILMAVHFTTLEIGAALLGQQHTIDGMYREHKNPLFDFIQRQGRERHNLDSLAVERDDVRGMLKLLRSGRAIWYAPDQDYGAKQSIFVPLFGIQAATVTATSKFARLGKALVVPFTQERLADGSGYRLVIHPPLEGFPGETEEADCIRINQWVEGVLRDCPEQYLWAHRRFKSRPPGEPKLYAKRG; this is translated from the coding sequence ATGGATCGCCCGCGTTTTCGAAAAGCATTTCTTGCTCCACGCTTCTGGCCACTCTGGTGCGGCCTGGGGCTGTTGTGGCTGATCGTGCAGCTGCCGTATCCGGCATTGTTGGCCATCGGTCGCTTTCTTGGTGCCTTGATGTATCGCTTCGCCGGCGACCGGCGGCGCATTGCCAAGCGCAATCTGGAATTGTGTTTCCCGGAAAAATCTGCCGCCGAGCGCAAACGCCTGCTCAAGGAAAACTTTGCCTCCACCGGCATCGCCTTCTTTGAAATGGCGATGAGCTGGTGGTGGTCGCGTCAGCGTCTGGCGAAACTGGCCCATGTCGAAGGCCTGGAGCACCTGCAAAAGGCTCAGCGCGAAGGCAAGGGCGTGATTCTGATGGCGGTGCATTTCACCACTCTGGAAATCGGCGCGGCGCTGCTCGGCCAGCAGCACACCATCGACGGCATGTACCGCGAACACAAGAACCCGCTGTTCGACTTCATCCAGCGTCAGGGCCGCGAGCGGCACAATCTCGATTCGCTGGCGGTGGAGCGTGACGACGTGCGCGGTATGCTCAAGCTGCTGCGCTCCGGGCGCGCGATCTGGTACGCACCGGATCAGGACTACGGCGCCAAGCAAAGCATCTTCGTGCCGTTGTTCGGCATTCAGGCCGCGACCGTCACCGCCACCAGCAAGTTCGCGCGGCTGGGCAAGGCGCTGGTGGTGCCATTCACCCAGGAGCGTCTGGCCGACGGCAGCGGTTATCGTCTGGTGATCCATCCGCCGCTGGAAGGTTTCCCGGGCGAGACCGAAGAGGCCGATTGCATCCGCATCAACCAGTGGGTCGAAGGCGTGTTGCGCGATTGCCCCGAGCAGTACTTGTGGGCGCATCGGCGCTTCAAGAGCCGTCCACCGGGCGAGCCGAAGCTGTACGCCAAACGCGGTTGA
- a CDS encoding patatin-like phospholipase family protein, giving the protein MSPAEPVTGLILSGGGARAAYQVGVLAAIAELLPLGADNPFPVIVGTSAGAINAVSLASGATDFRAAIERLTLFWQGFRSHRVLRSDWPGVIRQASRFVSHSLLGMGRQLPVALLNSSPLRHLLNEKLHMPGIAESIARKQLHAVAVTAFGYESGQAVTFYQGGGTIDSWLRHRRIGVPTQLTVEHLLASSAIPLLFAPVKIGEEYFGDGAVRQSAPISPALHLGASRVLVVGVSGNPRGFDPAQPLERTYTGQQPTLAQIGGHMLNSTFIDSLESDIELLQRLNQFSHLMPDGTPTRTLGVAPVEVLVISPSQPIDEIAARHRQELPAALRLFLRGPGATKTSGAGVLSYLLFEAGYCSELIDLGRRDALAKRDELCRFLGITEAVVPA; this is encoded by the coding sequence ATGAGCCCAGCTGAACCGGTCACAGGTTTGATTCTTTCCGGCGGCGGGGCTCGGGCGGCGTATCAGGTGGGAGTGCTGGCGGCAATTGCCGAACTGCTGCCGCTGGGGGCAGACAATCCGTTCCCGGTGATTGTCGGCACCTCGGCCGGGGCGATCAACGCGGTCAGCCTCGCCAGCGGCGCCACGGACTTTCGTGCCGCCATCGAACGCCTGACCCTGTTCTGGCAAGGCTTTCGCAGCCATCGCGTATTGCGCAGCGACTGGCCGGGGGTGATCCGCCAGGCCAGTCGATTCGTCAGTCACAGCCTGCTGGGCATGGGCCGGCAATTGCCGGTGGCACTGCTCAACAGCTCGCCGTTACGCCATCTGCTCAATGAAAAACTGCACATGCCCGGCATTGCCGAATCCATCGCCCGTAAGCAACTGCACGCGGTGGCGGTGACGGCGTTCGGCTACGAGTCGGGGCAGGCGGTGACCTTCTATCAGGGCGGCGGCACCATTGACTCATGGTTGCGTCATCGGCGCATCGGCGTGCCGACGCAATTGACCGTGGAGCATCTGCTCGCCAGTTCAGCGATCCCGCTGTTGTTCGCGCCAGTGAAAATCGGCGAGGAATACTTTGGCGATGGCGCGGTGCGGCAATCGGCGCCGATCAGTCCGGCTCTACACCTGGGTGCGAGCCGGGTGCTGGTGGTGGGCGTCAGTGGCAACCCGCGCGGGTTCGACCCGGCACAACCGCTGGAGCGCACTTACACCGGTCAGCAGCCGACGCTGGCGCAGATCGGCGGCCACATGCTCAACAGTACGTTCATTGACAGCCTGGAAAGCGACATCGAGCTGCTTCAGCGTCTGAACCAGTTCAGCCATCTGATGCCCGACGGAACGCCGACGCGGACTTTGGGCGTTGCGCCAGTGGAAGTGCTGGTGATTTCACCCAGTCAGCCGATCGATGAGATCGCGGCGCGGCATCGTCAGGAACTGCCGGCGGCGTTGCGGCTGTTCTTGCGCGGGCCGGGGGCGACTAAAACGAGCGGGGCAGGGGTGTTGAGTTACTTGCTGTTCGAGGCGGGGTATTGCAGTGAACTGATCGACCTGGGGCGGCGCGATGCACTGGCCAAGCGCGATGAGCTGTGCCGGTTTCTCGGGATCACCGAGGCAGTTGTTCCGGCCTGA